CACTCGCTGCTCGTGTTGGTGCCGCTGGTCGCGCTGTTGTACTCGGTCGCCCGGGTCCGCGAGGAGGGCGAGGCGCGACCGGCGGGAGCGCCTCGGAACAGCGAGCGGGGAGGAGGACGACCCGCGAGCGAGGGCGAGGAGCCGCTGGCGGTCGCGTTCGGGATCGGCGCGCTCGTCCACACGTTCGGCGACGCGTTCTACTCGCTGGTCGCACTGGAGCTCCGCGAGGCCGGGTTCGTGCTGTGGCCCGCGGTGCCGCCGCTGGAGTACGAGGTCGAGCAGAGCTTCGCCGCGCACTTCGCGCTGGTCGAGGCCTCGCCGGAGCTGTACTTCGAGTTCCTGCTCGTCGCCGTCGCCGCCGTCGTCTGGCGCGCCGACGGCTATCCCGGTCTCGCGACCGTCCTCGCGCTGCCCGCCCGTGCCTGGCGCGGTGTCACCGGCGCCGAGTGAGTCAGCCGATCGCCAGCCTGGTGGTGCTACGTATTGCCAAAAGACGATAGCGGAGGCCTGTGAAGATCGCTCCCATGAGCGAGACGACTCCCGACGGCTGGAACCTCCGGCGATTCAACGCGGTGATGGGCGTCCTGCACTTCGTCCAGGGCGCGTTGATGCTCTACTTGAGCTCTTCGCGGGAGTGGACGATCACCGCGACGTATCTCGCGTTCGATACCGACAGCCAGCGACTCGCACCCGTCATGGAGTCGATCGGGACGATCGAGTTGGCCTATCTGGCGGTCGCGTTCCTGTTCATCTCGGCGATCGCTCACGCACTGATCGCGACGGTTCTCTACGACCGCTACGTCGCCTATCTCGGACGA
This DNA window, taken from Halosimplex litoreum, encodes the following:
- a CDS encoding metal-dependent hydrolase yields the protein MWPWGHLAMAYLVYSCYSRLRRGHRPTAATALVVVFASQFPDLVDKPLAWTLSVLPSGRSLAHSLLVLVPLVALLYSVARVREEGEARPAGAPRNSERGGGRPASEGEEPLAVAFGIGALVHTFGDAFYSLVALELREAGFVLWPAVPPLEYEVEQSFAAHFALVEASPELYFEFLLVAVAAVVWRADGYPGLATVLALPARAWRGVTGAE